One window of Mesorhizobium loti R88b genomic DNA carries:
- a CDS encoding antitoxin, translating to MDKAKVFWSGRSQAVRLPKKYRFETSEVSIRREGRAVVLEPLAQDWDWLDRLTGPLDDDFVEAALDGR from the coding sequence ATGGATAAGGCGAAGGTCTTTTGGTCTGGCCGATCGCAAGCGGTACGCCTGCCGAAGAAATATCGTTTCGAAACCAGCGAGGTTTCAATCCGCCGCGAGGGCCGAGCGGTCGTTCTCGAACCGCTTGCGCAGGATTGGGACTGGCTCGACCGTCTGACTGGACCGCTTGACGATGATTTTGTCGAGGCGGCCTTAGACGGCCGATAG
- a CDS encoding cation diffusion facilitator family transporter — protein sequence MAEAENTMAIAAKAAAKRKVANLAFWSIIIAAVVLGLKLAAWYITGSVALYSDALESIVNVIASGAAFWAIQVSYKPADQDHPFGHHKAEYFSAVLEGVLIVLAALLILNEVWRSWQTPAPIEKPWNGLAVNGIATAINAFWAWTLVRAGRAAKSPALVADGNHIMTDVVTSIGVFGGLVGAILTGWQILDPALAVIVALNILWQGWHVIGSSMNGLMDRAVDTAEHMRIRDIISANCKGAMEVHDLKTRIAGRATFIEFHLVVDADMTVGASHVICDRIEDALRAEIPSVRVTIHVEPDDEAKLPKGTTAVPFA from the coding sequence ATGGCCGAAGCCGAGAACACAATGGCGATCGCGGCCAAGGCGGCCGCGAAGCGCAAGGTCGCCAACCTTGCCTTCTGGTCGATCATCATTGCCGCCGTCGTGCTCGGCCTGAAACTCGCCGCCTGGTACATCACCGGCTCCGTCGCGCTCTATTCGGACGCGCTGGAATCGATCGTCAACGTCATTGCCTCGGGCGCCGCCTTCTGGGCCATCCAGGTCAGCTACAAGCCGGCCGACCAGGATCACCCGTTCGGCCACCACAAGGCCGAGTATTTCTCGGCCGTGCTCGAAGGCGTGCTGATCGTGCTCGCCGCGCTTTTGATCCTCAACGAGGTCTGGCGCTCCTGGCAAACACCAGCGCCCATCGAAAAGCCCTGGAACGGTCTTGCCGTCAACGGCATCGCCACCGCCATCAATGCCTTCTGGGCCTGGACGCTGGTCCGCGCCGGCAGGGCCGCGAAATCGCCGGCGCTGGTCGCCGACGGCAATCACATCATGACCGACGTGGTGACCTCGATCGGCGTCTTCGGCGGCCTGGTTGGGGCGATCCTGACCGGCTGGCAGATCCTCGACCCGGCGCTCGCCGTCATCGTCGCGCTCAACATCCTGTGGCAGGGCTGGCACGTCATCGGCTCGTCCATGAACGGGCTGATGGACCGCGCCGTCGATACCGCCGAACACATGCGTATCCGCGACATCATCTCGGCCAACTGCAAGGGCGCGATGGAGGTGCATGACCTCAAGACCCGCATCGCCGGCCGCGCCACTTTCATCGAGTTCCATCTGGTCGTCGATGCCGACATGACGGTCGGCGCCAGCCATGTCATCTGTGACCGCATCGAGGACGCGCTGAGGGCCGAAATCCCCTCCGTGCGCGTCACCATCCATGTCGAGCCGGACGACGAGGCCAAGCTGCCCAAGGGCACGACGGCGGTGCCGTTTGCTTGA